The genomic window TTGAGTCATGGCCATGTCAATTGCTGGTGCCAGATCTGCCTTGTTTTACCTGCTCAACTCTGAATGTTCTTTGTCAAAATAAATGCTCAACCTCACATGACTATACACTTATTTTCTTACTTCAGTTAGATTCTAGACTTGGTGCGGTGTCTGCGCTGCTGGTTAATTCGACTGCCGGCGGACATTTTGATCCCTAGACTCCTGATGAACAAAAGCCCCCTTCTGCTAACACTGTCGCATGTTATTGTTTGTATACAGGACATTGCGTCGTGGCGGTGTGGCTGCATGGATCTGTCCTTCGGCCATCGGATTGCTATGTTTCTTGCCGCCCCATAATTCTGCTGGTACTTTCTGAAGTTGCTTCCCTGCTGTGTGATGAACCAGAAATCGCTCCTGTCGTGAACTGGATCGAGCAGTACACTCCTGTCGTGAACTGGATCGAGCAGTACACTCCTGTCGTGAACTTGATCGAGCAGTACAATGGCCATTTTGCTGGAGTTACTCACAGTATGATTCAGGCATACCTGCCATGTCTTCTGGATAAACGCTTCTACATTATTGAGTGCCTTGCTGTCTGGATTACATCGGTGGAAATGGCGTAAGTGCCCTTGGTTAGAGATGAGCACTTGATTTTTATATTGGCTTCGTTGCCATGTACTGTATATAGGAGGAGTGTTGGCATATTTCAAATGAAATGCTACTTCACCTCTGAAAATATAACAGAGTTGAACTCTTTTAGATTTGTTTGAGGAACTCCTATTAATTTATCTAGATCAGTCTAATGAAGCAGTTCtattattttcacatacttgcacAATACAATGTCCTAAGAGTTGCAACAGCAGCGCTTCAATTTTTTCTTAGAAATAAATCCAGTGGATAAGACTGAAATGTCTATCAGAGGCTAGTAGAGTACAATTGGAACTCAGTTGTTGATATACTGTAGTCACACCTAACTAATTGAGCTATGTCAATTATGAGAGACAATTCTTGGTAAATTGGCTTCTGCAACATTATTTGAGTTGAGAGATTATGTTACATTGTTACTCTATGCTCATATATTAATAAGACCAGATTGTCAAGACAACTATTATGTCCAGCTAGAAAGTTGCACCCATCCATGTTAGTCCGTTAACTTAATTGAagtatatcatcatcatcatcatcatcatcatcatcatcatcatcatcatcatcatgctgCTATATTCAAAGCCTTGAACTTTAACCGGCTGTTATACGCCGTAGAATTGCATAGTGAAACAATTTTTTAAAGTTTTTTTTTTTGCTAATTTCCTCTTAGATTTGGTGCGTCCTTTTGTCTGTGCCCATGGTAGGCTGATGTATTGAAATGAAGGGAGTTCTCATGTTTTTCCTGATTTTAACTTGCTAGTTTATTGATGTGATCCAAGATAGAAAGATTTACCAGTTACAAGTGCAAACTTTCAAGAAAGAACCATGTAACTGTTGCTCCTACATCTGATATATTTTCTTATGTCGAATTTCAGACACAGGTTTCCACTTCGATTTATGATTCAAAAAACAACTTAAGAAGCTGCCTGCAGTCAGTTCAAAGTTGCATGGTCTTAAGCATGCTATCTACATTGAGGATGAACCTGTTGAGGCCACCACACTTAAACAACTGAAACACTTGACAACATTGTCTTTTAATGCGGCCAACTCTCATGTCCGTGTTCCTGGAAATTCAAGGTAATTAACCATAGCCAAAATAGTGCTGCATACCAGAATAAAATGACTGCACCATTACATAAGAGCAAGTTATAAACACTTTAAAGTACTATTCATTCAGCTTTTCTTCTTATGTTGCTGCTTGCTACAGTTGATCATCTTTTTCCATGAAATCTTGTAGGTTCACATGTTTTTACATGAACTGTATTAATGAGttttgtgatgattttttggaAACTTAAAACTTCAAGACCATAATGTCTACTCTAACCTCTTTTATCAAATGGGTGCAGCTTATTTCATCGGAAAAGGCGGTTATAGGAATTCTGATTCTCCAATGCCCCGTGGAGAAGTTATCATTGGTGGTTACAGTATAACAAACGGTTATTTCAACAATGAAGCAAAAACAGATGAGGTGTATAAGGTGATTATCTCCAAATCTGCAGTCACTGAATGCATTTATGTTTTTCACTTCACGATTGTGTCGTGTGTCCCTCAGGTGGACGTGAGAGGAATATGCTGGTTTTACACTGGAGATATCGGCCAGCTCCGTCCTGATGGATGCATTGAGATCATCGACAGGGAAAAATACATAGTAAACCTCCAACATGGAGAATATATATCTCTTGGCAAGGCTTGCTTATAAATTGGGCCAAGTTATGAGCATTCTGTTTGCTGAGTaattaactctctctctctctctgcagttTGAACCAGCTCTACATACAAGCAATTATGTGGAGAGTATCATGGCCTATGCTGATCCATTTCATACTTACTGTGTTGCACTGGTAGTTTCACCACACCAGGCCTTGAAGAAGTGGGCTCAAAATTCAGGGATAAGCTACAAAGACATTGAGCAGCTGTGTCATAATGATCAAGCAATTAAGGAGGTCCAGCAGTCTCTATCAAAGGTTAGATTTGATCGCAAATTGATTATGTCAATGTTCCCTTCATATGATATATCACCAAACTAGGTTAGCTATCAGTTTAACCAACTTCTCTGGTGTACAAAAGCACATTTTGTACATTTGAATGGGTGCAACCAGGGTCTTAACAGTATCTGGTTTAGCTGACAATATAATACCACTGCATACTTCTGAGTTTTTGGCCATGGCAGTTGCAGATTGTAATGATGTGATGTATGCTAGTATATTGTGGTACAACCTTCTGGGGGGCAGCCAGTGGTCAGCATTCGTCACGGCCGAAGGGGAAGGATCTTAGGATAAAAACGGTTGGCATCTTGTATAATGTTAACTATTATGGTACACCTTGTATGCAGAGCCTTCTTAATTAATACCGATAGGAAAATCCAAATATTTCCCAACTGATATGGACTAGTAGAGCTGACCCTGGATCTTGGCAGTATGACAGCGATGATGACGGTGGCTGCCCCCAGGCACTGGGTCGAAGAATTAAACATTAGTTCAGTTCTTGCTTAATTAGGGCGCATAAAATACTCGTATATGTTGAAGATGTAGTCATCTAACCATCTATCCCAAAAGGCAGATCTGATAGGAAGAGAAGATATAATATATCTACCCCTCTCCCCATGCCCGACGTGGATAAATGATTGGGGAAATGCGGGGACCAAGACTTGAACCCCAAGACCTTTGGTCTGATTCCATGTTAAGATATAGTCATCTAACTGCCTATCCCAAAAGACCGATTTGATAGGAAGAGGAGATATAATATACTTAACAGTTCACAGGATATAGTTCTCTAGTTTATTCAAATTATGTAGCCGGTATGGGTGTGTGGCCTCATTTTAGCGGTTACATGGTAATCAGCCTTTTAGAAGTTCTTTCTGGAACAGGACCTCGTGAGCAGTTAGTGTCGCtgacttagtacaactttgtactaagtcagcgacacttattttgggacggagggagtatgatcactaataaaATGCTATAATGCATGTCTGGAtctaactccgcctatgttgtctcagtATAGCTGGTCCCAAgtccgggtaaaggaggagggttgtgataggcttggcgaccCAACGTCAAAACTCAGCCAAACATCAGTTAGTGGTAAGCAGGAATTACTCTGTTGTCTCATCCCTGTTTTCCTCCCTCGCGCCCTTAACCCATGCCGATTTCCCAGGCACCACAGCCTGCCTTACCACAGTCTACTGCACAATAGCGTGCATCTGAGTGTTTTTTTTGGGCATGTTACTGTGTTCTGTCTGGTTTCAGTTGTGGGCAACTGTGTTGCTGATAAATATGACCCTGTGGACTGAGGTTCTGCAGACTTGTAGCAAATTAGGTGCAAAACTCAAGTTTTATGATTGAAACGAAGATATTGCATTGTCCTAAGCTATGTTCTGTATTATTGTTCATGATAACAATATCCTATTTAAGTACTCTTCATGCCAGCAGCAGATTCACAATTCACCTGCCCTGTTTGCAGTGCTCTTGTCTGTTGTCTAATGCAATGTGTTCCAACTGTGCAGGGCACAAAAGCAGAAAGGCTTGAGAAGTTCGAAATACCTGCTAAGATCGTCTTTTGCCTGAATGTTGGACGAGTCTGGCTTGTGACTAAGAGGGAGAAGCTAAAGACTAAATTTCAAGATGATCTGAAGAAGCTCGATCACTGACCTGCAATTCACGGTAACTCCTTTCTCGAACTGTCTTTCGCCATCCGTTTGCCTTGTTTGCCGTCACCCCATAAATCTGCTGGTACCTTCTAAAGTTGCTTCCCTGCTGCCTGATGAACCAGAAATCGCTTCTGTTGTGAACCGGATTGAGCAGTACAGTGGGTGTTTTGCTGGAGGTCCTCACAGTATGATTCAGGTAAACCTGCCATGTTTTCTAGATAAACCCTTCTATGTATGTTGAGTGCCATGAAGTCTGGATTACATCAGTGGAAAAGGCCTAAGTGGCCTTGGTTAGAGACCATTACATGATATTTTTCTTGACATCTTTGTCATGTTGGTAGGAGCTAGGGTTCTACCGGGTCTAGGCCGGAgattgtaggggaaggagggagtaggGCGCGGGTGAGCACGCGtccgccggcggctgggcgccgtcgtgcgcgtggaggaggcggcggtggtgagaggaggcggctagggtttagggttccggctcctctgggagccgggcaatagaattGTCTTATTGCTTAATCTGAAAAAGAGTCTTACAGCTTGTTTATATAACCACGAaaataagataacttgtgggctaagcccctaactaaACCTGCCCGGTGGGCCTCCTACGGGTATAAGTTAccccggtcataacatctctccccgcctgcgcaaacaaCTCGTCCTCGAGCTGGAAGTTTGGGTAGTGTTGGCGGAACTCGTCGCActgctcccaagtagcctcctccTCCGGAAGGCCAGCCCACTGGATCAACACGTACCACACCCTGCGACGTAGCTTGGCCTGCAACACCTTCTCGGGTCCCGGAAGGAGGCGCCCGTCGGAGGTCGGAGGAAGCGCGGGGGTGGCCGCCGGGGGCTCCCCACGAAAGGGCTTTAGCAGCCCCACATGGAAGACGTCCTGGATGCGAGCATCGGCCGGAAGCTGAAGGCGGTAGGTCACCTTCTCGATGCGCTCCAAGATGGCAAAGGGCCCGGCGTAGTGAGGGCCCAGCTTGCGCTTCGCGCATGGGTCTAGGGACTGCGTAGAGCGGTGAAGAAGACGCAACCACACCCAATCGCCCACCGCGAACTCAGCCTCGCGATGGTGGCAgtcgtagtagtgcttggccagCTGCTGGGCCTGAATGAGGCGCTGCCGAACCTCCGCAAGCATCTCGTCGCGGCTGCGAAGAAGATCGCCCGCCGCCTCCGTCCGAGCCGTCGCCGGGTCAACCGGTAGGTGGGCGGAGGGGGGCGGCCGTAGACCACTTCAAATGGCGTGGCGCGCAGGGTGGAGTGAtaggaggtgttgtagcagtactctgCCCATGCGAACCAATCCACCCAAGCGCGAGGACGATCACCTGTGACACAACGTAAGtacatggcaatcaccttgttgACGACCTCGGACTGGCCGTCCGTCTAAGGATGGAAGGCCGTGCTCAGGCGGAGCTTCACGCCCGCCAACCAGAAGAGATCGCGCCAGACATGCTCGTGAACACCGGGTCCCGATCGCTGACGATCGAAGCGGGAAACCCGTGGAGGCGGACGATGCTGTCGAAGAAGGCATGGGCCATGGACGCGGCAGTGTAGGGATGGCCGAGCGCGATGAAGTGagcatacttggagaagcggtcgaccaccgtgagGATGCCGGACTTGCTGCCCACCTTGGGGAGGCCCTTgatgaagtccatggagatatcCGCCCAGACCTGAGACGACACCTCCAAGGGCTGTAGCAGACCAGCCAGCCATAGTATCTCTGTCTTGTTGCGCTGGCATGTCACACAAGACCGCACCCAGTCCCGGACCAGGGCCCGATCACCGGGGATATAGAAGTCGGTGCGGAGACGATGTAGGGTTTTCTGCACACCCTCGTGGCCGGCCGAGTGGGCCAGCAGCAGAACCTGATGACGGAGGTCGTCGTGCGTTGGCACGAAGATACGACGCCCATGCAGGAGGAGGCCATCGGCGAGGTGCCACGGCTCCTCCAGGTTGCCCGCAGCAAGCCTCTGCAGAAGGAGCAGAGCGTCCGGCGCGGCCGCGGTGGTTCGTCGGATGTCGGCGAAGAGGGCGAAAGAGGGCCCTGTGCGGATGCATAGCATCGCCCCCTCGGAGTCGCCGACGGTGGGGTCGTGGTCCGCGTCGCGGCCAGGGCGTCGGCCACATTGTTAAGGCCGCCCGGACGATACTCGACGGTGAAGTCAAAGCCAaagagcttgctgatccactgATGCTGCGGCACGGTAGACAACCTCTGGTCCAATAAGAACTTGAGGCTGTAGTCATCCGTGCGAATCCGGAACGAGCGCACAACCTGCACCAAGCCAATGAGCTCCTGCTCATAAGCCGCAAGCTTAAGATGGCGCGCGGCGAAGACCATGTTGAAGAAGGCGAGAGGGCCATCGCCCTGATGAAGGACGGAGATGAACCCCGGACCAGAGGCGTCGCAGTCCACCACAAACGGGCGGTGGAAATCCGTCATCTGAAGAACGGGCCCCGTCGTGAGGGCCTCCTTGAGGGCCTcgaacgccgccgtcgcctcctcatCCCAGGCAAAGGCGTCGCGGCGCAGCAGACGCGTGAGCGGTGACGCGATGAGGCCGAACTCCCGGATAAATTTCCGGTAGTACCCCGCGAGGCCCAGGAAGCCGCGAAGAGCCCGCGGTGAGTTCGGTGTCGGCTAGGCCGCGACGgccgccaccttgtcggcgtccatagCAACCCCCTCGGCCGAGATGACGTGGTCGACGTAGGCGACTGAAGgcgtcccgaacgagcacttcgagcgcttaagatgaagatggtgtgcccgaagctcgttgaagacgatggcgacgtgtTGAAGGTGCTTCGCCCACGAGGCGttgtagataagaatgtcatcgaagaaaacgagcacaaaccgATGCAAGTAGGGGTGGAGGACGTCGTTCATCAGAGCCTGGAAGGTCGCCGGGGTGTTGGAGAGGCCAAAAGGCATCACCAAGAACTTGAAGTGGCCGTGATGAGTTTGAAACGCCATCTTGGCGACATCGTCCGGGTGCATCCGCACCTGGTGGTAGCCCGATCGGaggtcgagcttggtgaagaaacgCGCCCCATGGAGCTCGTCCAGGAGCTCGTCGACCACCAGAATAGGAAACTTGTCCTTGAGCGTCAAGGCATTAAGagcgcggtagtcgatgcagaagctCCACGTGTTGTCCGACTTGCGGGCGAGGAGGACCGGCGCCGAAAACGGCGACGTGGAAATCCGGATGATGCCCAAGGCGAGCATGAGCACGCACTGCCGCTCCAGCTCGTTCTTCTGCAACTAGGGATAGCGGTAGGGGCGCACTGCAACTGGCGCCGTGCCCGGCAGGAGATGAATGCAGTGATCATACACCCGGGCTGGCGCAAGGCCCTGAGGCTCGTCGAAGAGGTCGCGGTGCTGCTGCAGGAGGTGATCCAGCAAGGGATGCTCGAGCTCGGTGGCAGCCGCGGCCAACTGAAGCTGCGGCGTCGCCGGAGAGGCGCCACCCACACCCTCCCACCGGACGCGGCGACCCTGGCGCCAGAAGGTCATCGTCAGGGCGTCGAAAATCCAGAGGATGGGACCAAGGGTCCGCAAGAAGTCGACGCTGAGAATGAAGTCGAAACAGCCCAAGTCGATGCCCGCGCACgtgatggtgaagtgctcgtcGCCGAT from Triticum aestivum cultivar Chinese Spring chromosome 3B, IWGSC CS RefSeq v2.1, whole genome shotgun sequence includes these protein-coding regions:
- the LOC123072645 gene encoding long chain acyl-CoA synthetase 8 isoform X1; translation: MRPTLMSVFLEIQAYFIGKGGYRNSDSPMPRGEVIIGGYSITNGYFNNEAKTDEVYKVDVRGICWFYTGDIGQLRPDGCIEIIDREKYIFEPALHTSNYVESIMAYADPFHTYCVALVVSPHQALKKWAQNSGISYKDIEQLCHNDQAIKEVQQSLSKGTKAERLEKFEIPAKIVFCLNVGRVWLVTKREKLKTKFQDDLKKLDH
- the LOC123072645 gene encoding long chain acyl-CoA synthetase 8 isoform X2, producing the protein MRPTLMSVFLEIQAYFIGKGGYRNSDSPMPRGEVIIGGYSITNGYFNNEAKTDEVYKVDVRGICWFYTGDIGQLRPDGCIEIIDREKYIFEPALHTSNYVESIMAYADPFHTYCVALVVSPHQALKKWAQNSGISYKDIEQLCHNDQAIKEVQQSLSKLQIVMM